In Rutidosis leptorrhynchoides isolate AG116_Rl617_1_P2 chromosome 2, CSIRO_AGI_Rlap_v1, whole genome shotgun sequence, one genomic interval encodes:
- the LOC139888928 gene encoding uncharacterized protein, giving the protein MICQRIHFIRYHFNKVNNFLLFPQLSILNLHSWRDYHSGSTKNTNDAPKVTKLSDALQLFDKMLQRKPQPSIIEFHKLITIIVKMKHYSTALSLLKQISLLGIRADIYTITICINCYCRMNQVTHGFALLATLFKKGHTANSVTYNTLINGLVVADRLFEAVDLFKKLLKEKICEPSHVTYGTIINGLCKVGYTTKALELLKFMEAGSCKPTVSQYNTIIDALCKDKLVDRALELFTRMIDKDVNADVISYNSLIHGLCNSGREIEATKMLIRMEEEGILPGVETFTILVDSFCKKGSVKDAELAVKAMVKQGLHPDVITYNALLDGYCLRGEVDKAKRVLDQMAEKDILPNINTYNTLINGFCKKKRIDEAVNLFREIQDKGLIPNVVTFSSLMQGLFKSRNPAAAKELFNEMQTKGITPDIATYGILLHGMCTNSQCSDALVLFRSLGSSELQKDVVLYNILIDGFSKCGKPQLATDLFNELLLKGLKPDVKTYTVMIHLHCQEGLFDKAKVLLKKMKETGCLPNGVTYNVYLQELLKKNECEEAEILLEEMINRGFMPNATTFKMLLQLIPDVGQKSNLRNIIQKIASVE; this is encoded by the coding sequence ATGATCTGCCAAAGAATCCACTTCATTCGTTATCATTTCAATAAAGTTAACAACTTTCTTTTATTTCCACAACTCTCCATTCTTAATCTTCATTCTTGGCGTGATTACCATTCTGGTTCAACCAAGAATACTAACGATGCTCCCAAAGTCACTAAGCTCAGTGACGCCCTCCAACTGTTCGATAAAATGCTTCAAAGAAAACCTCAACCATCCATTATCGAATTTCATAAGCTGATTACTATTATTGTAAAGATGAAACATTATTCCACTGCTCTTTCACTACTCAAGCAAATTAGTTTGTTGGGTATTCGTGCTGATATCTATACCATCACCATTTGTATTAACTGTTATTGTCGCATGAATCAAGTGACTCATGGTTTTGCTCTATTAGCGACTCTTTTCAAGAAAGGGCATACGGCCAATTCGGTCACCTACAATACTCTTATAAATGGGCTTGTTGTGGCAGATCGGCTTTTCGAAGCTGTTGATTTGTTCAAGAAACTGCTTAAAGAGAAAATATGTGAACCTAGCCATGTTACATATGGTACCATTATTAACGGGCTTTGTAAAGTAGGTTACACCACCAAGGCACTCGAGTTACTCAAGTTCATGGAAGCTGGCTCGTGTAAACCCACTGTCTCACAATACAATACAATCATCGATGCCCTCTGCAAAGACAAGTTGGTTGATCGCGCTCTCGAACTCTTCACCCGGATGATTGATAAAGATGTCAACGCTGATGTCATCTCTTACAACTCCTTAATTCATGGTCTATGTAACTCTGGCCGAGAGATTGAGGCTACAAAAATGTTGATACGTATGGAGGAGGAAGGTATTCTTCCAGGAGTAGAAACCTTCACTATTTTGGTGGACTCTTTTTGCAAGAAAGGATCCGTAAAAGACGCAGAGCTTGCTGTGAAAGCAATGGTAAAACAAGGTCTACATCCAGATGTAATCACTTACAATGCACTACTTGACGGATATTGTTTGCGTGGTGAAGTAGATAAAGCCAAAAGAGTTCTTGATCAAATGGCAGAGAAGGATATTTTGCCCAATATCAACACCTATAACACCTTAATAAATGGATTTTGCAAGAAGAAAAGAATCGATGAGGCTGTGAATCTTTTTCGAGAAATTCAAGACAAAGGTTTAATCCCTAATGTTGTTACTTTTAGTAGTCTGATGCAAGGTTTGTTTAAATCTAGGAATCCCGCAGCCGCAAAAGAACTTTTTAATGAAATGCAAACTAAAGGAATAACTCCAGACATAGCAACTTACGGTATCTTGTTACATGGAATGTGCACAAACTCCCAATGTTCTGATGCCTTGGTTTTGTTTCGTTCATTGGGAAGCAGTGAGTTACAAAAAGATGTAGTTTTGTATAATATCTTAATTGATGGTTTTAGCAAATGTGGGAAGCCTCAGTTAGCAACGGATTTGTTCAATGAACTTTTGTTGAAAGGATTGAAACCAGATGTTAAGACTTATACGGTGATGATACATTTGCATTGCCAAGAAGGGCTATTTGATAAAGCAAAAGTATTACTTAAAAAGATGAAAGAGACTGGTTGTTTGCCAAATGGTGTCACATATAATGTTTATCTTCAAGAGTTGTTGAAGAAAAACGAGTGTGAAGAGGCAGAGATCCTTTTGGAGGAAATGATCAACCGGGGTTTCATGCCTAATGCTACCACTTTTAAGATGTTGCTACAACTAATTCCGGATGTAGGACAAAAGTCTAATTTGCGAAATATCATTCAGAAGATAGCAAGTGTTGAATAA